A genomic stretch from Oreochromis aureus strain Israel breed Guangdong linkage group 17, ZZ_aureus, whole genome shotgun sequence includes:
- the usp6nl gene encoding USP6 N-terminal-like protein: protein MRTKARSDDPQDVLKRASDTEQDAAVKLDQERAEIVAKYDKGEKRRPVDPWEDSNFRLYKVVDRFGFVHENELPSYDSVEEKQKHTEVERTTKWLKMLKNWDKYKNSEKLLRRIYKGIPLQLRGEVWCLLLDIPKIKEEKKDFYEKLKVRARGISPDIRQIDLDVNRTYRDHIMFMHRYDVKQQALFHVLTAYSMYNTEVGYCQGMSQITALLLIYMNEEDAFWALVKLLSGQKHAMHGFFVPGFPKLMRFQEHHERILKKMMPKLKQHLENQEVFTNLYTMKWFFQCFLDRTPFTLTLRIWDIYILEGERVLPAMSYTLLKLHKKHLMKLSMEELVEFLQVTLSKDFFYEDDFVIEQLQASMTELRRAKLELPAPGEEDEFPKKPLGQLPPEIAIANHVANGQSHAEPAEPPREPSPLPDPQRDSRPPSRAHRESLEKRIRHHKGDKRETHSRGSGEISNETQKQSSSTTPERGATPLSAPTPTPQMTAVDGGKAHAIANHNSNAASSSRRDMPGPRWVKPSETKLEALREIQMSRGPSPAPSSPDDTAQPHHRPRSKGFAPGTDRGSNASQYDNVPGLPEQDFEILELEKPPSRLRPFRNEIPYNMSALHQGSPSHGSSLAGSVVSMAPGPRMARQPLPPRFPHNSPVNVPTGYPDPKNQFHTPPQQHSPGRTTTEVPIPHPTQSGDNRLYALPSRYPAPASALYGERAYATTQRQPNSFSPDKTLMNNTFATYRRQPTHSSARNPRNPRPPPELDNQGSSTPIYLQQLTSTAKVYRFEGHQRGEPNPHYLPAQQGVDGLQWEPTEELPPPSPGGMPRSPSFQKAQMSPLAEFTFPDNPDTLRQYRPQLQEQQQHQQPVLRQQLPQLFGGPHYRHAQEAFAMQESMLL from the exons GGTGA GAAAAGACGCCCCGTGGACCCCTGGGAGGACAGTAACTTCCGCCTGTACAAAGTTGTCGACCGCTTTGGCTTCGTCCA TGAGAATGAACTTCCATCCTACGACTCGGTGGAGGAAAAG caaaaacacacagaggtgGAGAGGACCACCAAATGGCTGAAGATGCTGAAGAACTGGGATAAATACAAGAACAGTGAGAAG CTGCTCAGGAGGATCTACAAGGGAATCCCCCTGCAGCTCCGAGGGGAGGTGTGGTGTCTGCTGCTCGATATACCCAAAAtaaaggaggagaagaaggacTTCTATGAG aaactgaAGGTCAGAGCCAGAGGAATATCCCCCGACATCCGGCAGATCGACCTGGATGTGAACCGAACCTACAGGGACCACATCATGTTCATGCATCGCTATGATGTCAA gCAGCAGGCGCTCTTCCACGTCCTCACAGCATACTCCATGTACAACACG gagGTGGGCTACTGCCAGGGCATGAGTCAGATCACAGCTCTGCTGCTGATCTACATGAATGAAGAGGACGCCTTCTGGGCTCTCGTCAAACTGCTGTCTGGGCAGAAGCACGCCATGCACG GGTTTTTTGTCCCTGGTTTCCCGAAGCTGATGCGTTTCCAGGAGCACCACGAGCGCATCCTCAAGAAGATGATGCCCAAACTGAAACAGCACCTG GAGAACCAAGAGGTGTTCACCAATCTCTACACCATGAAGTGGTTCTTCCAGTGCTTTCTGGACAGA ACTCCCTTCACGCTGACCCTCAGGATCTGGGACATCTATATCTTGGAGGGTGAAAGAGTGCTGCCTGCCATGTCCTACACGCTCCTCAAACTGCACAAGA aGCACCTGATGAAGCTGTCCATGGAGGAGCTGGTGGAGTTTCTGCAGGTGACTTTGTCCAAAGATTTCTTCTACGAGGACGACTTTGTGATCGAGCAGCTGCAGGCGTCCATGACGGAGCTCAGGAGGGCGAAGCTGGAGCTGCCCGCACCAG GTGAAGAGGACGAGTTTCCCAAGAAGCCTCTAGGGCAGCTTCCTCCTGAGATAGCCATAGCGAACCACGTGGCCAACGGTCAAAGCCACGCCGAGCCAGCCGAGCCCCCCAGGGAGCCAAGTCCTCTACCAGACCCCCAGCGGGACAGCCGGCCCCCGAGCCGAGCCCACCGGGAATCGCTGGAGAAACGGATCCGTCACCACAAGGGGGACAAAAGGGAAACCCACTCCAGGGGGTCAGGTGAAATCTCAAATGAGACACAAAAGCAATCCAGCTCCACCACACCGGAGAGGGGAGCGACACCGCTGTCAGCCCCCACCCCAACACCACAGATGACCGCTGTGGATGGAGGAAAGGCTCACGCCATCGCCAACCACAACTCCAACGCAGCCTCTAGCTCCCGCAGAGACATGCCTGGGCCCCGGTGGGTCAAACCCTCCGAGACAAAGCTAGAAGCTTTGCGGGAAATTCAGATGAGCCGAGGGCCATCGCCGGCTCCTTCCAGCCCAGATGACACCGCTCAGCCCCACCACCGGCCACGCTCCAAGGGCTTCGCCCCCGGCACCGACCGAGGCTCCAATGCCTCCCAGTATGACAATGTACCAGGGCTGCCGGAGCAGGACTTCGAGATCCTGGAGCTTGAGAAGCCTCCGTCCAGATTGAGGCCCTTTCGCAATGAGATACCCTACAATATGTCAGCCCTGCATCAGGGCAGCCCGAGCCACGGGTCCAGCCTGGCCGGGAGTGTCGTCTCCATGGCACCCGGGCCCAGAATGGCCAGACAGCCTCTTCCTCCTCGTTTTCCCCACAACAGTCCTGTAAATGTTCCGACTGGTTACCCTGACCCTAAGAACCAGTTCCATACCCCGCCTCAGCAGCACTCCCCAGGCAGGACTACTACTGAGGTCCCCATTCCACATCCCACCCAAAGCGGGGACAACAGACTCTATGCTCTGCCCTCCCGATATCCTGCACCGGCCAGTGCATTGTATGGAGAACGAGCGTATGCCACCACCCAGCGACAGCCCAACAGCTTCTCCCCAGACAAGACCCTCATGAATAACACCTTCGCCACCTACCGCAGACAGCCGACGCACAGCTCCGCCCGCAATCCTCGGAACCCCAGGCCTCCCCCGGAGCTGGACAACCAAGGGAGCTCCACCCCCATCTATCTGCAACAGCTCACCTCCACAGCCAAGGTCTACAGGTTTGAAGGACACCAGCGGGGTGAGCCAAACCCGCACTACCTGCCAGCTCAGCAGGGTGTAGATGGGCTCCAGTGGGAGCCAACGGAGGAGTTGCCCCCTCCATCCCCAGGTGGGATGCCTCGTTCGCCCAGCTTCCAGAAGGCGCAGATGTCACCCCTCGCAGAGTTCACCTTCCCCGACAACCCGGACACCCTGCGTCAGTACCGACCGCAACTccaagagcagcagcagcaccagcagccTGTGTTACGGCAACAGCTTCCCCAGCTGTTTGGAGGACCACACTACAGGCACGCACAGGAGGCATTTGCCATGCAGGAGTCCATGCTGCTGTGA
- the LOC120433828 gene encoding uncharacterized protein LOC120433828: MASPNCNTMINNNTALSNPDDSTVQALISLLNSLFSKITSEQWDKLLLGYPDSFTAELLLGFVQDTLQLCEVSQGVPLRSSQNYPMHEDSSVHTTTSKTVINNNTALSNPDDSTVQALNSLLNTLFSKITSEQWDKLLLAYPDSFTAELLLGFVQDTLQLCEVSQGVPLRSSQNYPMHEDSSVHTTTSKTVINNNTALSNPDDSTVQALNSLLNTLFSKITSEQWDKLLLAYPDSFTVELLFGFVQDTLQLCEVSQGVPLRSSQNYPMHEDSSVHTTTSKTVINSNTALSNLDDSTVQALNSLLNNLNITSEQWDGLSLGYPDSFTTELLLGFVHDTLQLCEVSQGVPLRSSQNYPVHEDSSVHTTTSKTVINNNTALSNPANSTVQALKSRLDNLIIKITSEQWDRLSLGYSDNFTAELLLGFVQDTLQLCDQSANTEESCQNADQHSAANAEINPISDPQQQKSCVEHDASIPSLTDINPPVSCEKTEKHRSSVACEPPKNNPDFEKWLSRLIQAVLSKLGKLSEFPPSHSLQKHLLARILTEIQDMHLHLGPEVKIYFDSIANAIFTDISEKLIVTGDEYLMDLMELDDLILNSVTTSVFQEHLLAVTDIDRLELYQKKETRRFSVENCVEELLLEVVKHAGVVISTKRSEAISTRLTVKVWAELRAEYDKIPLEKLRKLSKEIFKSLCKTWPHAVAILTSLNLKHRQLDEDIIETFKRKLSKEPICKSRCFLSVRAVFGDCMETKKSCVEHEASIPSLTDISQPVSCEKTEKHRSSVACEPPKSNPDFEKWLSILIQAVLSKLGKLSEFPPSHSLQKHLMAQILTEIQEMHLHLGPEVKIYFDSIANAIFTDISEKLIVTGDEYLMDLMELDDLILNSVTTSVFQEHLLAVTDIDRLELYQKKETRRFSVENCVEELLLEVVKHAGVVISTKRSEAISTRLTVKVWAELRAEYDKIPLEKLRKLSKEIFKSLCKTWPHAVAILTSLNLKHRQLDEDIIETFKRKLSKEPICKSRCFLSVRAVFGDRMETKKSCVEHEASIPSLTDIYPPVSCEKTEKHRSSVACEPPKSNPDFEKWLSRLIQAVLSKLGKLSEFPPSHSLQKHLLARILTEIQDMHLHLGPEVQKYFDSIANAIFTDISEKLIVTLDEHSMDLMELGDLILNSVTTSVFQEHLLAVTDIDRLELYQKKETCRFSVENCVEELLLEVVKHAGVVISTKRSEAISTRLTVKVWAELRAEYDKIPLEKFKKLSKRIFKSLCKKWTSAAVILTSLNLNHPKRDDDIVETFKRKLSKEPSYISRFFSSVRVYFGRFMGRNKVSPV; encoded by the exons atgGCGAGCCCAAACTGTAACACAATGATAAATAATAACACAGCTCTGAGTAATCCGGATGATTCCACAGTACAGGCTCTGATTTCCCTCTTGAATAGCTTGTTCAGTAAAATTACATCAGAGCAGTGGGACAAGCTTTTATTAGGCTATCCAGATAGCTTTACTGCAGAGCTGCTTTTAGGTTTTGTACAGGACACATTGCAGCTGTGTGAAGTGTCACAAGGAGTACCACTCAGGTCTTCCCAGAATTACCCCATGCATGAAGACTCGTCTGTCCACACCACCACTAGCAAAACTGTGATAAATAATAACACAGCTCTGAGTAATCCGGATGATTCCACAGTACAGGCTCTGAATTCCCTCTTGAATACCTTGTTCAGTAAAATTACATCAGAGCAGTGGGACAAGCTTTTATTAGCCTATCCAGATAGCTTTACTGCAGAGCTGCTTTTAGGTTTTGTACAGGACACATTGCAGCTGTGTGAAGTGTCACAAGGAGTACCACTCAGGTCTTCCCAGAATTACCCCATGCATGAAGACTCGTCTGTCCACACCACCACTAGCAAAACTGTGATAAATAATAACACAGCTCTGAGTAATCCGGATGATTCCACAGTACAGGCTCTGAATTCCCTCTTGAATACCTTGTTCAGTAAAATTACATCAGAGCAGTGGGACAAGCTTTTATTAGCCTATCCAGATAGCTTTACTGTAGAGCTGCTTTTTGGTTTTGTACAGGACACATTGCAGCTGTGTGAAGTGTCACAAGGAGTACCACTCAGGTCTTCCCAGAATTACCCCATGCATGAAGACTCGTCTGTCCACACCACCACTAGCAAAACTGTGATAAATAGTAACACAGCTCTGAGCAATCTGGATGATTCCACAGTACAGGCTCTGAATTCCCTCTTGaataacttaaacattacaTCAGAGCAGTGGGACGGGCTTTCATTAGGCTATCCAGATAGCTTTACTACAGAGCTGCTTTTAGGTTTTGTACACGACACATTGCAGCTGTGTGAAGTGTCACAAGGAGTACCACTCAGGTCTTCCCAGAATTACCCCGTGCATGAAGACTCGTCTGTCCACACCACCACTAGCAAAACTGTGATAAATAATAACACAGCTCTGAGCAATCCGGCTAATTCCACAGTACAGGCTCTGAAGTCCCGCTTGGATAACTTAATCATTAAAATTACATCAGAGCAGTGGGACAGGCTTTCATTAGGCTATTCAGATAACTTCACGGCAGAGCTGCTTTTAG GTTTTGTACAGGACACATTGCAGCTGTGCGATCAGTCAGCTAACACAGAAGAAAGCTGTCAAAATGCTGACCAACACAGTGCTGCAAATGCAGAAATCAATCCAATCTCAGATCCCCAGCAACAGAAATCCTGTGTTGAACATGATGCCAGCATCCCATCGTTAACAGACATAAATCCGCCGGTGTCGTGTGAAaagacagagaaacacagatcTTCTGTAGCCTGTGAGCCACCCAAAAACAACCCAGACTTTGAAAAATGGCTGAGCAGACTAATTCAGGCTGTGCTTTCAAAGCTTGGCAAACTTTCAGAGTTCCCACCTTCTCATTCTCTCCAGAAACATTTGTTGGCTCGAATCTTGACTGAAATCCAGGACATGCATTTGCATTTAGGCCCAGaagtgaaaatatattttgacAGCATCGCCAACGCCATTTTCACTGATATTTCAGAGAAATTAATTGTCACTGGGGATGAGTATTTAATGGATTTAATGGAGTTAGACGATCTAATACTTAATAGTGTAACTACTTCAGTATTCCAAGAACACCTGTTGGCAGTAACAGATATCGATCGACTGGAATTAtatcaaaagaaagaaacacgcagattttctgtggaAAACTGTGTGGAAGAACTGCTTTTGGAGGTTGTAAAACATGCAGGCGTAGTCATCAGTACGAAACGTTCTGAAGCCATCTCCACCCGGCTTACTGTGAAAGTCTGGGCTGAACTCAGGGCCGAATACGACAAAATCCCCCTTGAGAAATTAAGGAAACTCAGCAAGGAGATTTTTAAATCCCTCTGTAAAACATGGCCACATGCAGTGGCTATCCTGACATCCTTGAATTTAAAACACCGACAACTTGATGAAGATATTATTGAAACTTTCAAAAGAAAGCTATCCAAGGAGCCAATTTGCAAATCTCGGTGTTTCTTATCTGTGCGTGCAGTTTTTGGGGATTGTatggaaacaaagaaatccTGTGTTGAACATGAAGCCAGCATCCCGTCGTTAACAGACATAAGTCAACCAGTGTCGTGTGAAaagacagagaaacacagatcTTCTGTAGCCTGTGAGCCACCCAAAAGCAACCCAGACTTTGAAAAATGGCTGAGCATACTAATTCAGGCTGTGCTTTCAAAGCTTGGCAAACTTTCAGAGTTCCCACCTTCTCATTCTCTCCAGAAACATTTGATGGCTCAAATCTTGACTGAAATCCAGGAGATGCATTTGCATTTAGGCCCAGaagtgaaaatatattttgacAGCATCGCCAACGCCATTTTCACTGATATTTCAGAGAAATTAATTGTCACTGGGGATGAGTATTTAATGGATTTAATGGAGTTAGACGATCTAATACTTAATAGTGTAACTACTTCAGTATTCCAAGAACACCTGTTGGCAGTAACAGATATCGATCGACTGGAATTAtatcaaaagaaagaaacacgcagattttctgtggaAAACTGTGTGGAAGAACTGCTTTTGGAGGTTGTAAAACATGCAGGCGTAGTCATCAGTACGAAACGTTCTGAAGCCATCTCCACCCGGCTTACTGTGAAAGTCTGGGCTGAACTCAGGGCCGAATACGACAAAATCCCCCTTGAGAAATTAAGGAAACTCAGCAAGGAGATTTTTAAATCCCTCTGTAAAACATGGCCACATGCAGTGGCTATCCTGACATCCTTGAATTTAAAACACCGACAACTTGATGAAGATATTATTGAAACTTTCAAAAGAAAGCTATCCAAGGAGCCAATTTGCAAATCTCGGTGTTTCTTATCTGTGCGTGCAGTTTTTGGGGATCGTatggaaacaaagaaatccTGTGTTGAACATGAAGCCAGCATCCCGTCGTTAACAGACATATATCCGCCGGTGTCATGTGAAaagacagagaaacacagatcTTCTGTAGCCTGTGAGCCACCCAAAAGCAACCCAGACTTTGAAAAATGGCTGAGCAGACTAATTCAGGCTGTGCTTTCAAAGCTTGGTAAACTTTCAGAGTTCCCACCTTCTCATTCTCTCCAGAAACATTTGTTGGCTCGAATCTTGACTGAAATCCAGGACATGCATTTGCATTTAGGCCCAGAAGTGCAAAAATATTTTGACAGCATCGCCAACGCCATTTTCACTGATATTTCAGAGAAATTAATTGTCACTCTGGATGAGCATTCAATGGATTTAATGGAGTTAGGCGATCTAATACTTAATAGTGTAACTACTTCAGTATTCCAAGAACACCTGTTGGCAGTAACAGATATCGATCGACTGGAATTAtatcaaaagaaagaaacatgcaGATTTTCAGTGGAAAACTGCGTGGAAGAACTGCTTTTGGAGGTTGTAAAACATGCAGGCGTAGTCATCAGTACGAAACGTTCTGAAGCCATCTCCACCCGGCTTACTGTGAAAGTCTGGGCTGAACTCAGGGCCGAATACGACAAAATCCCCCTTGAGAAATTTAAGAAACTCAGCAAGCGGATTTTCAAATCGCTCTGCAAAAAATGGACAAGTGCAGCAGTTATCCTGACATCCTTGAATTTAAACCACCCAAAACGTGATGACGATATCGTTGAAACTTTCAAAAGAAAGCTATCCAAGGAGCCAAGTTACATATCTCGGTTTTTCTCATCTGTGCGTGTATATTTTGGGAGGTTTATGGGAAGAAACAAAgtttcccccgtgtag